A single window of Desulfovibrio sp. G11 DNA harbors:
- a CDS encoding iron hydrogenase small subunit: MSIISTTRRGFLKGACILSGGLLLGVRMVNKAHAAVKDIKDYMADRTKAVYGADAAFPKRASQDNAQVKALYDNWLGKPLGHKSEELLHTSWFDKSKGLKALVDAGLYPNPRHAEFAQSAYPYE; this comes from the coding sequence ATGTCGATCATCAGCACAACAAGACGGGGATTTTTGAAAGGCGCATGTATCCTGTCCGGCGGCCTGCTGCTTGGCGTGCGCATGGTGAACAAGGCCCATGCCGCGGTCAAGGACATCAAGGATTATATGGCAGACCGCACCAAGGCCGTCTACGGCGCGGATGCGGCCTTTCCCAAAAGAGCTTCACAGGATAACGCGCAGGTCAAGGCCCTGTATGACAACTGGCTGGGCAAGCCCCTGGGACACAAATCTGAAGAGCTGCTGCATACCAGCTGGTTTGACAAGTCCAAGGGGCTTAAAGCACTGGTGGACGCCGGGCTGTATCCCAATCCCCGACATGCGGAATTTGCGCAGAGCGCCTATCCTTACGAATAA
- a CDS encoding [FeFe] hydrogenase, group A: protein MPRIIMEHIQYEPHVPPRGADGDKMLFVQIDDKKCIGCDLCQEYCPTGAVYGETGLAHTVAYPEPCINCGQCLTHCPEMAIYETQTWVPELQEKLKDKNVKCIAMPAPAVRYALGEAFGLPPGTVTTGKMLAALKALGFDHCWDTEFAADVTIWEEASEFVQRLGEKKHLPQFTSCCPGWQKYAETFYPDLLPYFSSCKSPVGMNGRLSKTYGAEKQGYDPAQVYTVSIMPCIAKKYEGLRPEMAAGGQRDIDATLTTRELAYLIRQAGIDFARLPEGQRDSLMGESTGGATIFGVSGGVMEAALRYAYEAVTGQRPDSWDFKEVRGLKGVKEYAVTINGTELRLAVVHGAKHFAAVCDQVRAGNSPYHFIEFMACPGGCVCGGGQPIMPNLLEYAERKATSLFAGLRKRLANVSTNA from the coding sequence ATGCCGCGCATTATTATGGAACATATCCAGTATGAGCCACATGTGCCGCCCAGAGGCGCTGACGGCGACAAGATGCTTTTTGTCCAGATTGACGACAAAAAATGCATAGGTTGCGATCTTTGTCAGGAATATTGCCCCACCGGGGCCGTGTATGGAGAAACCGGCCTTGCCCACACGGTAGCCTACCCCGAACCGTGCATTAACTGCGGCCAGTGCCTGACCCACTGCCCGGAAATGGCTATCTATGAAACGCAGACCTGGGTTCCCGAGCTTCAGGAGAAGTTGAAGGACAAAAACGTCAAGTGCATCGCCATGCCTGCTCCGGCGGTGCGCTATGCCCTTGGCGAGGCCTTTGGCCTTCCTCCGGGCACGGTCACCACGGGCAAGATGCTGGCGGCCCTTAAAGCCCTGGGCTTTGACCATTGCTGGGATACTGAATTCGCCGCTGACGTGACCATATGGGAAGAGGCGTCGGAGTTTGTACAGCGGCTGGGCGAAAAAAAGCATCTTCCTCAGTTTACGTCCTGCTGTCCCGGTTGGCAGAAGTATGCTGAAACCTTTTATCCTGATCTTCTGCCGTACTTTTCTTCCTGCAAATCGCCCGTCGGCATGAACGGCCGTCTGTCAAAAACCTATGGGGCGGAAAAGCAGGGCTACGACCCGGCTCAGGTGTACACAGTGTCCATCATGCCGTGCATTGCCAAAAAATATGAAGGCCTGCGCCCGGAAATGGCCGCAGGCGGCCAGCGCGACATAGACGCCACCCTCACAACCCGCGAACTGGCGTACCTTATCCGCCAGGCCGGAATAGACTTTGCCAGACTGCCTGAAGGCCAGCGCGACAGCCTCATGGGCGAGTCCACAGGCGGGGCGACCATTTTTGGCGTTTCCGGCGGTGTTATGGAAGCGGCACTGCGCTACGCGTATGAAGCGGTGACCGGCCAGCGTCCCGATTCGTGGGACTTTAAAGAGGTGCGCGGTCTCAAGGGCGTAAAGGAGTATGCCGTTACCATCAACGGTACGGAACTGCGCCTTGCCGTAGTGCATGGGGCCAAGCATTTTGCCGCCGTGTGCGATCAGGTACGCGCCGGAAACTCGCCTTACCATTTCATCGAATTCATGGCCTGCCCAGGAGGTTGCGTTTGCGGCGGCGGCCAGCCCATCATGCCGAACCTGCTTGAGTACGCTGAACGCAAGGCCACAAGCCTGTTCGCTGGCCTCAGAAAACGGCTCGCCAACGTTTCAACCAACGCATAG
- the hydE gene encoding [FeFe] hydrogenase H-cluster radical SAM maturase HydE, which translates to MRREDILDLLFNTPWHELRLRAAHVLESEKGFHVHVRGLVEFSSNCRRNCLYCGLRADNHRLQRYTLSRERILEAAAEAAAAGADTIVLQSGEYAVKPEWLARVIADIRSRSDLPVTLSVGEQPAAAYALWKEAGAVRYLLKHETVDAKLYAALHPGHDLRQRIACLHTLASLGYECGSGFMVGLPGQRPESLADDILLARRLRVAMCGVGPFIPQAHTPLGKSAGGSAALTLRVMAVLRIALPWANIPATTALATVDAASGQRDGLLAGANVLMPGFTPSDVREDYCIYDNKNRVDLAAARQAIEGAGRRHALDMPHMATAPAPEAAARP; encoded by the coding sequence ATGCGCCGCGAAGACATTCTTGACCTGCTTTTCAACACTCCCTGGCATGAACTGCGCCTGCGTGCCGCTCATGTTCTGGAGAGTGAAAAAGGTTTTCATGTGCATGTGCGCGGTCTTGTTGAGTTTTCCAGCAACTGCCGCCGCAACTGCCTTTACTGCGGCTTGCGGGCGGACAACCACAGGCTGCAGCGCTATACGCTTTCCCGGGAACGCATACTTGAAGCGGCCGCGGAGGCGGCCGCCGCCGGAGCCGACACCATTGTGCTGCAATCGGGTGAATATGCGGTCAAGCCCGAGTGGCTGGCCCGCGTCATCGCCGATATCCGCAGCAGGTCTGACCTTCCGGTGACGCTGAGTGTGGGCGAGCAGCCGGCGGCGGCCTACGCCCTCTGGAAAGAGGCCGGGGCCGTGCGTTATCTGCTCAAGCACGAAACAGTCGATGCAAAGCTCTATGCTGCCCTGCATCCCGGCCATGATTTGCGGCAACGCATCGCTTGCCTGCACACGTTGGCTTCTCTCGGTTATGAGTGCGGTTCTGGTTTTATGGTGGGGCTGCCGGGGCAGCGCCCCGAAAGCCTCGCTGACGATATTCTGCTGGCGCGCCGTCTGCGTGTAGCCATGTGCGGCGTGGGACCGTTCATTCCGCAGGCTCATACGCCTTTGGGAAAATCTGCCGGCGGCAGCGCGGCCTTGACGCTGCGGGTCATGGCCGTCCTGCGGATTGCCCTGCCCTGGGCCAACATTCCTGCAACTACGGCACTGGCTACCGTTGATGCCGCCAGCGGCCAGCGCGATGGCCTGCTGGCCGGGGCCAATGTGCTCATGCCGGGCTTCACCCCGTCCGATGTCCGGGAAGATTACTGTATCTACGACAACAAGAATCGTGTGGATCTTGCCGCCGCCCGCCAGGCCATTGAAGGTGCTGGCCGACGGCATGCGCTTGACATGCCGCATATGGCAACCGCCCCTGCCCCGGAGGCGGCAGCGCGGCCATAG
- the hydG gene encoding [FeFe] hydrogenase H-cluster radical SAM maturase HydG, which yields MENAADTKATWLDGEKIEKILASCSQENAAKVRDVLARGKELKGLSLQDVAVLMGISSPELTSELYLAAKAVKEEIYGNRIVLFAPLYISNLCSNECLYCAFRKSNRAVSRRALNVAEIAEETRVILRQGHKRVLMVAGESYPGSGIDYVLDAIDAIYDVREGESCIRRVNVNLAPLSVDDFRSLKEHNIGTFQLFQETYHRPTYRQMHLSGPKSDLDWRASSFDRAMLAGIDDVGMGLLYGLYDWRYETLALMQHIAHLEERFGVGCHTISVPRIEPAVGSDLASSPPHAVSDRDFLKLVAILRLAVPYTGIIMSTRESAAIRSLTLELGVSQISAGSRTNPGGYSEESQFEAAQFQLGDHRSLAEVVQDLGAHGFIPSFCTGCYRLGRTGKDFMDLAKPGLIKAKCAPNALSTFEEYLLDYATDEARLAGEGAIAATLSGMEERTRRVSEKLLDKVRSGQRDVYC from the coding sequence GTGGAAAATGCCGCTGACACCAAGGCCACCTGGCTGGACGGAGAGAAGATAGAAAAAATTCTTGCGTCCTGTAGTCAGGAGAACGCCGCCAAGGTGCGTGACGTTCTCGCCAGGGGCAAAGAGCTGAAAGGCCTTTCCTTGCAGGATGTGGCTGTACTGATGGGCATTTCTTCTCCCGAGCTTACCTCAGAGCTGTATCTGGCGGCCAAGGCTGTTAAAGAGGAGATTTACGGCAACCGCATCGTGCTTTTCGCGCCATTGTATATTTCCAATCTTTGTTCCAATGAATGTCTGTATTGCGCGTTTCGCAAGTCAAACAGGGCTGTGTCGCGTCGTGCCTTGAACGTGGCTGAAATTGCAGAAGAAACCAGGGTGATACTGCGTCAGGGGCATAAGCGGGTGCTGATGGTGGCCGGAGAATCCTACCCCGGCAGCGGCATTGATTATGTTCTGGACGCCATTGATGCCATTTACGACGTGCGTGAGGGCGAGAGCTGCATCCGGCGGGTCAACGTGAACCTTGCGCCGCTTTCCGTGGACGATTTTCGCAGTCTTAAAGAGCACAATATCGGCACGTTCCAGCTGTTTCAGGAAACCTATCATCGGCCGACCTACAGGCAGATGCATCTCTCCGGTCCCAAGAGTGATCTGGACTGGCGCGCATCGTCCTTTGACCGCGCCATGCTGGCGGGCATTGATGATGTCGGCATGGGGCTGCTCTACGGTCTTTATGACTGGCGTTATGAAACTTTGGCTCTCATGCAGCACATTGCCCATCTTGAAGAGCGCTTTGGCGTTGGCTGCCACACCATAAGCGTTCCCCGTATAGAGCCTGCCGTTGGTTCTGACCTTGCTTCCAGCCCGCCCCACGCCGTCAGCGACAGGGATTTTCTCAAGCTGGTGGCCATTCTGCGTCTGGCTGTACCGTATACGGGTATTATCATGTCCACCCGCGAAAGCGCCGCCATACGCAGCCTGACACTGGAACTGGGCGTTTCGCAGATTTCGGCGGGCAGCCGCACCAATCCCGGCGGATATAGCGAAGAAAGCCAGTTTGAGGCCGCACAGTTTCAGCTCGGCGACCACAGAAGCCTTGCAGAAGTGGTGCAGGACCTTGGCGCACACGGCTTCATCCCCTCTTTCTGCACAGGTTGCTACCGCCTCGGGCGCACGGGCAAAGATTTTATGGATCTGGCAAAGCCGGGCCTTATCAAGGCCAAGTGCGCTCCCAATGCGCTTTCCACCTTTGAAGAGTACCTGCTTGACTATGCCACTGACGAAGCGCGTCTGGCAGGGGAGGGGGCCATTGCCGCCACCCTGAGCGGCATGGAGGAGCGTACACGGCGTGTATCGGAAAAGCTGCTGGACAAGGTCCGTTCCGGCCAGAGGGATGTGTACTGCTGA